The following coding sequences lie in one Delphinus delphis chromosome 9, mDelDel1.2, whole genome shotgun sequence genomic window:
- the TBRG4 gene encoding FAST kinase domain-containing protein 4 isoform X1: MAARLVKRCTCFLREATRLAPAVSAVGQLRLARRAQKPLTSSATSSSSRLPGPLSELVEKEQVFTPYPERQEVDQLIEKATRPEELLELLGGGHCLHENHAALTLIQLSRLLSEKPKDKALLIQDARFRQLLHLVNSQITAVWHGTLVKLLRSLYALGLPPTSKELRSVEQEVRWRMRRLKYKHLAFLAESSANYMQEQDSQELLAELLVQLERRWAEIDDSRMLVAMMMKTGHLSESLMTRLEDKCLELVEHFGPEELRKVLVTLAAQNRRSVPLLRAISYHLVQKPFPLTKGILLDLAYAYGKLGFHQTQVFQRLAADLLPHTPSLTSSEVARCTKSFAFLKWLNLPLFEAFAQHVLDRARSITLPHLYNMLLAFARVNFRPEREDPFFSLVHEKLGSELAGLEPALQVDVVWALCVLQQVLEAELQAVLHPEFHTQFLGVESPKDQSTFQKLLHINATAQLEHPEYTGPLLPASALVPRPSALDRKVTPLQKELQETLKGLLGSADKGSFMVATQYGWVLDAEVLLDTDSQLLPLRAFVAPHLALPSGSQPLPPGAKRLAFLRWEFPNFNSRSKDLLGRFVLARRHLLAAGFLLVDVPYYEWLELKSEWQKSAYLKDKMRKAVAEELAK; this comes from the exons ATGGCTGCTCGGCTGGTGAAGCGATGCACGTGCTTCCTGAGGGAAGCCACCCGTCTGGCCCCTGCCGTGTCCGCGGTTGGCCAGCTGAGACTCGCCCGGAGAGCCCAGAAGCCTCTGACGTCCTCGGCTACCTCATCCAGCTCCCGCCTCCCAGGTCCTTTGTCAGAGCTTGTGGAGAAGGAACAGGTGTTTACTCCCTACCCTGAGCGCCAGGAGGTGGACCAGCTCATCGAGAAGGCCACCAGGCCAGAGGAGCTCCTGGAGCTTCTGGGTGGCGGACACTGTCTGCACGAGAACCACGCCGCCCTCACGCTCATCCAACTCTCTCGCCTGCTGTCTGAGAAGCCGAAAGACAAAGCCTTGCTCATACAGGATGCCCGCTTTCGGCAACTTCTCCATCTTGTCAACAGCCAG ATCACTGCAGTCTGGCATGGGACCCTCGTGAAGCTGCTCCGGAGCCTCTATGCACTGggccttccccccacctccaaggAGCTGCGGTCGGTGGAACAGGAGGTCCGCTGGCGCATGCGCAGGCTGAAGTACAAGCACCTGGCCTTCCTGGCCGAGTCCAGCGCCAACTACATGCAGGAGCAGGACTCCCAGGAGCTGCTGGCCGAGCTGCTGGTGCAGCTGGAGCGGCGCTGGGCAGAAATCGATGACAGCCGCATGCTGGTGGCCATGATGATGAAGACGGGGCACCTCTCCGAGTCTCTGATGACCCGCCTGGAGGACAAG TGCCTGGAGCTGGTGGAGCATTTTGGCCCCGAGGAGCTGCGGAAGGTGCTGGTGACATTGGCAGCTCAGAACCGGCGGTCGGTGCCCTTGCTGCGGGCCATCTCGTACCACCTGGTCCAGAAGCCCTTCCCCCTGACGAAAGGCATCCTCCTGGACCTGGCCTACGCCTATG GCAAACTCGGCTTCCACCAGACGCAGGTGTTCCAGCGCTTGGCTGCAGACTTGTTGCCCCACACTCCTAGCCTGACGTCCAGCGAGGTGGCCCGCTGCACCAAGTCCTTTGCCTTCCTTAAGTGGCTCAATCTGCCCCTGTTTGAGGCCTTTGcccag CACGTCCTGGACAGAGCCCGGAGCATCACTCTGCCACACCTGTACAACATGCTCCTGGCTTTTGCCCGTGTGAACTTCCGCCCAGAACGGGAGGATCCATTCTTCAGCCTG GTGCATGAGAAGCTGGGGTCAGAGCTGGCGGGCCTGGAGCCAGCCCTGCAGGTGGACGTGGTGTGGGCCCTGTGTGTGCTGCAGCAGGTGCTGGAGGCCGAGCTGCAGGCTGTGCTCCACCCTGAGTTTCACACCCAGTTTCTAG GTGTCGAGTCGCCAAAGGATCAAAGCACCTTCCAGAAGCTGCTCCATATCAATGCCACTGCCCAGCTGGAGCACCCCGAGTACACGGGCCCCCTTTTGCCAGCCTCAGCCTTGGTCCCCAGGCCCTCGGCCCTTGACAGGAAGGTGACCCCCTTGCAGAAGGAACTACAGGAGACGCTGAAGGGGCTGCTGGGGAGTGCCGACAAGGGCAGCTTCATGGTGGCCACGCAGTATGGCTGGGTTCTGG ATGCTGAGGTGCTGCTGGACACCGACAGCCAGCTCCTGCCCCTGAGGGCCTTTGTGGCCCCTCATCTCGCCCTGCCCTCTGGCAGCCAGCCACTACCCCCGGGGGCCAAGAG GCTGGCCTTCCTGCGCTGGGAGTTCCCCAACTTCAACAGCAGGAGCAAAGACTTACTGGGGCGCTTCGTGCTGGCCCGGCGTCACCTGCTGGCCGCTGGCTTCCTGCTGGTCGAT GTCCCATACTACGAGTGGCTGGAACTTAAGTCTGAATGGCAGAAGAGCGCCTACCTCAAGGACAAGATGCGCAAAGCAGTGGCAGAGGAGCTGGCCAAGTAA
- the TBRG4 gene encoding FAST kinase domain-containing protein 4 isoform X2: protein MAARLVKRCTCFLREATRLAPAVSAVGQLRLARRAQKPLTSSATSSSSRLPGPLSELVEKEQVFTPYPERQEVDQLIEKATRPEELLELLGGGHCLHENHAALTLIQLSRLLSEKPKDKALLIQDARFRQLLHLVNSQITAVWHGTLVKLLRSLYALGLPPTSKELRSVEQEVRWRMRRLKYKHLAFLAESSANYMQEQDSQELLAELLVQLERRWAEIDDSRMLVAMMMKTGHLSESLMTRLEDKCLELVEHFGPEELRKVLVTLAAQNRRSVPLLRAISYHLVQKPFPLTKGILLDLAYAYGKLGFHQTQVFQRLAADLLPHTPSLTSSEVARCTKSFAFLKWLNLPLFEAFAQVHEKLGSELAGLEPALQVDVVWALCVLQQVLEAELQAVLHPEFHTQFLGVESPKDQSTFQKLLHINATAQLEHPEYTGPLLPASALVPRPSALDRKVTPLQKELQETLKGLLGSADKGSFMVATQYGWVLDAEVLLDTDSQLLPLRAFVAPHLALPSGSQPLPPGAKRLAFLRWEFPNFNSRSKDLLGRFVLARRHLLAAGFLLVDVPYYEWLELKSEWQKSAYLKDKMRKAVAEELAK, encoded by the exons ATGGCTGCTCGGCTGGTGAAGCGATGCACGTGCTTCCTGAGGGAAGCCACCCGTCTGGCCCCTGCCGTGTCCGCGGTTGGCCAGCTGAGACTCGCCCGGAGAGCCCAGAAGCCTCTGACGTCCTCGGCTACCTCATCCAGCTCCCGCCTCCCAGGTCCTTTGTCAGAGCTTGTGGAGAAGGAACAGGTGTTTACTCCCTACCCTGAGCGCCAGGAGGTGGACCAGCTCATCGAGAAGGCCACCAGGCCAGAGGAGCTCCTGGAGCTTCTGGGTGGCGGACACTGTCTGCACGAGAACCACGCCGCCCTCACGCTCATCCAACTCTCTCGCCTGCTGTCTGAGAAGCCGAAAGACAAAGCCTTGCTCATACAGGATGCCCGCTTTCGGCAACTTCTCCATCTTGTCAACAGCCAG ATCACTGCAGTCTGGCATGGGACCCTCGTGAAGCTGCTCCGGAGCCTCTATGCACTGggccttccccccacctccaaggAGCTGCGGTCGGTGGAACAGGAGGTCCGCTGGCGCATGCGCAGGCTGAAGTACAAGCACCTGGCCTTCCTGGCCGAGTCCAGCGCCAACTACATGCAGGAGCAGGACTCCCAGGAGCTGCTGGCCGAGCTGCTGGTGCAGCTGGAGCGGCGCTGGGCAGAAATCGATGACAGCCGCATGCTGGTGGCCATGATGATGAAGACGGGGCACCTCTCCGAGTCTCTGATGACCCGCCTGGAGGACAAG TGCCTGGAGCTGGTGGAGCATTTTGGCCCCGAGGAGCTGCGGAAGGTGCTGGTGACATTGGCAGCTCAGAACCGGCGGTCGGTGCCCTTGCTGCGGGCCATCTCGTACCACCTGGTCCAGAAGCCCTTCCCCCTGACGAAAGGCATCCTCCTGGACCTGGCCTACGCCTATG GCAAACTCGGCTTCCACCAGACGCAGGTGTTCCAGCGCTTGGCTGCAGACTTGTTGCCCCACACTCCTAGCCTGACGTCCAGCGAGGTGGCCCGCTGCACCAAGTCCTTTGCCTTCCTTAAGTGGCTCAATCTGCCCCTGTTTGAGGCCTTTGcccag GTGCATGAGAAGCTGGGGTCAGAGCTGGCGGGCCTGGAGCCAGCCCTGCAGGTGGACGTGGTGTGGGCCCTGTGTGTGCTGCAGCAGGTGCTGGAGGCCGAGCTGCAGGCTGTGCTCCACCCTGAGTTTCACACCCAGTTTCTAG GTGTCGAGTCGCCAAAGGATCAAAGCACCTTCCAGAAGCTGCTCCATATCAATGCCACTGCCCAGCTGGAGCACCCCGAGTACACGGGCCCCCTTTTGCCAGCCTCAGCCTTGGTCCCCAGGCCCTCGGCCCTTGACAGGAAGGTGACCCCCTTGCAGAAGGAACTACAGGAGACGCTGAAGGGGCTGCTGGGGAGTGCCGACAAGGGCAGCTTCATGGTGGCCACGCAGTATGGCTGGGTTCTGG ATGCTGAGGTGCTGCTGGACACCGACAGCCAGCTCCTGCCCCTGAGGGCCTTTGTGGCCCCTCATCTCGCCCTGCCCTCTGGCAGCCAGCCACTACCCCCGGGGGCCAAGAG GCTGGCCTTCCTGCGCTGGGAGTTCCCCAACTTCAACAGCAGGAGCAAAGACTTACTGGGGCGCTTCGTGCTGGCCCGGCGTCACCTGCTGGCCGCTGGCTTCCTGCTGGTCGAT GTCCCATACTACGAGTGGCTGGAACTTAAGTCTGAATGGCAGAAGAGCGCCTACCTCAAGGACAAGATGCGCAAAGCAGTGGCAGAGGAGCTGGCCAAGTAA